From a single Lolium rigidum isolate FL_2022 chromosome 7, APGP_CSIRO_Lrig_0.1, whole genome shotgun sequence genomic region:
- the LOC124671116 gene encoding uncharacterized protein LOC124671116, with protein sequence MNKEENALIMYRRRWERCWAPYFGSFEDETRIGPMRYTSGPIPAFALPEETLQIFSIRVRAPRDGLKWPLHVHGYVATRDTTDHNRNYLFRRTRDNCQTLTQKDPFLQLTGPSRGIVYLDLIVFEVELKVKGKGESEDEMLAFNVFYYDEGFHCERRISICNTHKRCTLEYSVALRQRAVGATISIRVVDGSWPDNHRGQVVSRISGVKGKIVLLDSGDRELPISSNGMIELSRRVVSVELGEKLMVAVDASLSDFVEGATVVFMPKKSGTSHSVCDVGSCKIRFFSARRPCLGSVNASVKVAKAGAAEGCSRQEAPVVEIPVTCYQCRTGQRVIEDITEKRKTERTMLHC encoded by the exons atgaacaaggaggagaatgcgcTCATCATGTACCGTCGCCGCTGGGAGAGATGCTGGGCCCCCTATTTTGGTTCCTTCGAGGACGAAA CACGTATTGGTCCCATGAGGTATACCTCTGGACCCATCCCTGCATTTGCTCTTCCAGAAGAGACCTTGCAGATCTTCTCCATCAGAGTCAGGGCCCCAAGAGATGGCCTCAAGTGGCCACTGCATGTCCATGGCTATGTTGCCACAAGAGATACGACAGATCATAATCGCAACTATCTCTTCAGACGTACAAGGGATAACTGTCAAACCCTCACCCAAAAG GATCCATTCTTGCAGTTAACAGGCCCATCTCGTGGAATTGTGTACCTTGATCTGATTGTGTTTGAAGTTGAGCTAAAAGTGAAGGGCAAAGGGGAGTCTGAAGATGAAATGTTGGCTTTCAATGTCTTTTACTACGACGAGGGGTTTCACTGTGAGCGCAGGATTTCTATATGCAACACCCACAAGCGTTGCACTCTTGAGTATTCAGTGGCACTGCGGCAACGCGCAGTTGGGGCCACTATCAGTATCAGAGTTGTTGATGGGTCATGGCCGGATAATCACCGAGGACAGGTTGTTTCCCGAATATCCGGCGTAAAGGGGAAGATTGTTTTGCTCGATTCTGGAGACAGAGAACTGCCCATCAGTTCGAATGGCATGATTGAGCTTTCAAGGCGTGTTGTTTCTGTGGAATTAGGAGAGAAACTGATGGTCGCTGTGGACGCCTCTCTATCTGATTTTGTTGAAGGAGCTACTGTTGTCTTCATGCCAAAAAAGTCCGGCACGAGCCACAGCGTGTGTGATGTTGGTTCCTGCAAGAT ACGATTTTTCTCAGCGCGGCGCCCCTGCCTCGGGAGCGTCAATGCCTCCGTGAAGGTGGCGAAGGCGGGCGCGGCTGAGGGCTGCAGCAGGCAGGAGGCCCCCGTGGTCGAGATCCCCGTCACATGCTACCAG TGTAGGACAGGACAGAGAGTTATAGAAGATATAACtgagaaaagaaaaacagaaaggaCAATGCTGCACTGCTAA